Proteins co-encoded in one Methylobacterium sp. WL1 genomic window:
- a CDS encoding AMP-binding protein: protein MKELLTLGQMLSVHARLAPERLGARDLERSMTFHLWNARACRLANALLGLGLGKGARVGVLAYNCVEWAEIYAATAKAGLVAVPINFRLVGPEIRFIMTNAEASALIVQDELAGVVEDVRADLGLPEGNVVHFGPTPCPKGYRDYEAFLAAASDAEPDVAVAAADPWMLMYTSGTTGNPKGAIRSHRGASLMALCTEIELGIHRNDSALLVMPMCHANSLYFFGAFSYCGGATTIYSRKSFDPEHCLRTLAEGGATFTSLVPTHYIMMLGLSAQESSRYDLDRVTKLMISSAPARQETKRAVMGLFHNSGLYELYGATETGWVTMLHPRDQFTKLGSVGRECVGSAPIRILDADGDEVPDGEPGELYSCNPYTFDGYWKLPEKTAAAFRGAYCTVGDMARRDADGFIQLVDRKSNMIISGGENVYPSEIEAALGTHPCVQDVAVVGLPDAKWGERVHAVVVLHPGTALTEADLIGWSRDRLAGYKRPRTCSFIAAEAVPRNATGKVLYRVLKAQLSAEAGAGTPA, encoded by the coding sequence ATGAAGGAGCTCCTGACGCTCGGGCAGATGCTCTCGGTGCATGCGCGGCTCGCGCCGGAGCGCCTCGGCGCGCGCGACCTGGAACGATCGATGACGTTCCACCTGTGGAACGCGCGCGCCTGCCGCTTGGCGAACGCGCTGCTCGGCCTCGGCCTCGGGAAGGGCGCGCGCGTCGGGGTGCTCGCCTACAACTGCGTAGAATGGGCCGAGATCTACGCGGCGACCGCCAAGGCTGGCCTCGTCGCCGTGCCGATCAACTTCCGCCTCGTCGGGCCCGAGATCCGCTTCATCATGACCAACGCCGAGGCGTCGGCCCTGATCGTTCAGGACGAGCTGGCCGGCGTCGTCGAGGATGTGCGAGCTGATCTCGGCCTGCCCGAGGGCAACGTCGTCCATTTCGGGCCCACGCCTTGCCCGAAAGGCTACCGGGACTACGAGGCATTCCTCGCGGCCGCCAGCGACGCCGAGCCGGACGTGGCCGTCGCAGCGGCCGATCCGTGGATGCTGATGTACACCTCGGGCACCACCGGCAACCCGAAGGGCGCAATCCGCAGTCACCGCGGTGCCAGCCTCATGGCCCTATGCACGGAGATCGAGCTCGGCATCCACCGCAATGACAGCGCGCTGCTCGTCATGCCGATGTGCCACGCCAACTCGCTCTACTTCTTCGGGGCGTTCAGCTATTGCGGCGGTGCGACGACGATCTACTCGCGCAAGAGCTTTGACCCAGAGCACTGCCTGCGCACCCTGGCCGAGGGCGGCGCGACCTTCACCTCGCTCGTGCCGACCCACTACATCATGATGCTCGGCTTGTCCGCGCAGGAGAGCTCACGCTACGACCTCGACCGCGTCACCAAGCTGATGATCTCCTCCGCGCCCGCCCGCCAGGAGACCAAGCGGGCGGTGATGGGGCTGTTCCACAATTCCGGGCTGTACGAGCTCTACGGGGCGACTGAGACCGGCTGGGTGACGATGCTACACCCCCGCGACCAGTTCACGAAACTCGGCTCGGTCGGCCGCGAATGCGTCGGCTCCGCCCCAATCCGGATCCTCGACGCGGATGGCGACGAGGTGCCGGACGGGGAGCCCGGCGAACTCTATTCCTGCAATCCCTACACCTTCGACGGCTACTGGAAGCTGCCGGAAAAGACCGCCGCCGCCTTCCGCGGCGCGTACTGCACGGTGGGCGACATGGCCCGGCGCGACGCGGACGGGTTCATCCAACTAGTCGACCGCAAGAGCAACATGATCATCTCGGGCGGCGAGAACGTCTATCCCTCCGAGATCGAGGCGGCGCTCGGCACCCATCCCTGCGTGCAAGACGTTGCCGTAGTCGGTCTGCCGGACGCCAAGTGGGGCGAGCGCGTCCACGCCGTCGTCGTACTGCACCCGGGCACCGCCCTGACCGAAGCCGACCTGATCGGCTGGAGCCGGGACCGACTGGCCGGCTACAAGCGGCCGCGCACCTGCTCTTTCATCGCCGCCGAGGCCGTGCCGCGCAACGCCACCGGCAAGGTGCTCTACCGCGTCCTCAAGGCGCAGTTGAGCGCCGAGGCCGGTGCGGGCACGCCGGCTTGA
- a CDS encoding TRAP transporter substrate-binding protein: MLSPAVLRAQGAPLKLKFGNDVPLTHSLNVRLAEAVGAIEKETNGRLSISVFPNNQLGSDTDMISQLRSGALELATMPTTLLSTLVSAAALPAIGFVFPSYDKVWPAMDGEVGAYMRSSIEKANLHPFEAMWDNGFRQVTTSTKPISRPEDLRGFKIRVPVVPLWVSLFTALGAAPTSIPLSEAYAALQTRITDGQENPLAIINATKFYEVQKFCSLTNHAWDGFWLLASGRVWKTIPADLQAVMAKHFNAAALKQREDNLKDSADLKVALEGKGLAFNTTDPAQFQQALAKTDFYKTWKGKFGTEAWALLEKYAGAIG, translated from the coding sequence GTGCTCAGCCCGGCGGTCCTACGCGCGCAGGGGGCGCCGCTTAAACTGAAGTTCGGCAACGACGTGCCGCTGACGCACTCACTCAACGTCCGGCTCGCCGAGGCGGTTGGCGCGATCGAGAAGGAGACGAACGGGCGCCTATCGATCTCCGTGTTCCCGAACAATCAGCTCGGCAGCGATACGGACATGATCTCGCAGCTGCGCTCGGGGGCGCTCGAACTCGCGACTATGCCCACGACCCTGCTGTCGACGCTGGTGTCAGCAGCCGCGCTGCCGGCCATCGGGTTCGTCTTCCCGAGCTACGACAAAGTCTGGCCGGCAATGGACGGCGAGGTCGGTGCGTACATGCGCAGCAGCATCGAGAAAGCCAACCTGCATCCGTTCGAGGCGATGTGGGACAACGGCTTCCGCCAAGTCACGACGAGCACCAAGCCGATCAGCCGTCCCGAGGACCTCAGGGGCTTCAAGATCCGCGTGCCCGTCGTCCCATTGTGGGTCTCGCTGTTCACGGCGCTGGGTGCCGCGCCGACCAGCATCCCCCTGAGCGAGGCCTACGCCGCACTTCAGACCAGGATCACTGACGGGCAGGAAAACCCGCTGGCGATCATTAACGCGACGAAGTTCTACGAGGTGCAGAAGTTCTGCTCGCTCACCAATCACGCCTGGGACGGCTTCTGGCTGCTCGCGAGCGGCCGCGTCTGGAAGACGATCCCAGCGGACTTGCAAGCGGTAATGGCCAAGCACTTCAATGCCGCCGCCCTCAAGCAGCGCGAGGACAACCTCAAGGATAGTGCCGACCTGAAAGTGGCGCTGGAGGGAAAGGGGCTGGCCTTCAACACCACCGATCCGGCGCAGTTCCAGCAGGCTCTCGCCAAGACGGACTTCTACAAGACCTGGAAGGGCAAGTTCGGGACCGAAGCGTGGGCGTTGCTGGAGAAGTACGCCGGCGCCATCGGCTGA
- a CDS encoding GntR family transcriptional regulator, which yields MAGGAPVPSLVEQVYERILSEICEGTLAPNARLIQDELAAAYEVSRQPVQQALMLLRERGFVADAPKRGVIVTPLDADVLRDVYETREVLDGLSCRLAAERGSDRAQAEGPALIARGREAISGGSVARQIAADLDFHQFIYAISGNRSVEEAARPHWHFMRRIMGAVLRVERDISSDIWNEHTTILDAIIAGEPAEAETLGRAHIARASKKFSGQLRALQEQTAARHKSRSLTAHSRIG from the coding sequence ATGGCGGGCGGGGCGCCAGTGCCAAGTCTGGTCGAGCAGGTCTACGAGCGGATCCTTTCCGAGATCTGCGAGGGCACGCTCGCGCCGAACGCGCGGCTGATCCAGGACGAGCTCGCGGCCGCCTATGAGGTTTCGCGGCAGCCGGTGCAGCAGGCGCTGATGCTGCTGCGCGAGCGCGGCTTCGTGGCCGACGCCCCGAAACGCGGGGTGATCGTGACGCCGCTCGACGCTGACGTGCTGCGGGACGTCTACGAGACCCGGGAGGTACTGGACGGCCTGTCCTGCCGGCTGGCAGCCGAGCGGGGCTCCGATCGCGCTCAGGCCGAGGGCCCTGCCCTCATCGCGCGGGGCCGGGAGGCGATCAGCGGCGGATCAGTCGCCCGGCAGATCGCCGCGGACCTGGATTTCCACCAGTTCATCTACGCAATATCGGGCAACCGGTCGGTGGAGGAGGCAGCCCGTCCGCACTGGCACTTCATGCGCCGGATCATGGGCGCGGTGCTGCGGGTCGAGCGCGACATCTCCAGCGACATCTGGAACGAGCACACCACCATACTGGACGCGATCATCGCGGGGGAGCCCGCGGAGGCCGAGACGCTGGGGCGCGCCCACATCGCGCGCGCCTCGAAGAAGTTTTCGGGCCAGCTGCGCGCGCTCCAGGAGCAGACGGCGGCCCGGCACAAGAGCCGTTCGCTGACCGCGCATTCCAGAATTGGGTGA
- a CDS encoding acyl-CoA dehydrogenase family protein → MDFTISAGVEAYRARIAAFVDTHILPLEADPPAYDGNGNIGLGELARLRGLAQEQGLWCLQLRPETGGAGLDKVGMAVCYEAMNRSIFGPVVFNSAAPDDGNMTVLEKVATQAQKERWLDPIVRGEVRSAFAMTEPHPGGGSDPGMIQTRAERRGDTYVVTGRKWYITGAEEAAHFILMARTSDDARKGLTAFLFHKDQPGWEILRRIPIMGPEEHGGHCELLFDGLEIPAENVLMNEGDGLKLTQIRLGPARLTHCMRWLGLSKRCVEIARAYAAERHGFGIRLADRESIQLMLGDLAMRIEIGRLLVMKAAWALDQGSFARKEVSMAKVHVANLLHAAADVAIQINGARGYSTDTPLEWIYRYARQARLVDGADEVHKMVLNRNLEAEGDAFWTWTVGA, encoded by the coding sequence GTGGATTTCACCATTTCTGCCGGCGTCGAGGCGTACCGCGCCCGAATCGCGGCCTTCGTCGACACGCACATCCTGCCCCTGGAGGCGGACCCGCCCGCCTATGACGGGAACGGGAACATCGGCTTAGGCGAACTGGCCCGGCTGCGCGGCCTCGCGCAGGAGCAGGGTCTCTGGTGCCTCCAGCTCAGGCCGGAGACCGGCGGGGCCGGCCTCGACAAGGTCGGCATGGCGGTCTGCTACGAGGCGATGAACCGCTCGATCTTCGGGCCGGTCGTGTTCAACTCCGCCGCCCCCGACGACGGCAACATGACGGTGCTGGAGAAGGTCGCGACGCAGGCCCAGAAGGAGCGGTGGCTCGACCCGATCGTGCGCGGCGAGGTCCGCTCCGCCTTCGCCATGACCGAGCCGCATCCCGGCGGCGGCTCCGATCCCGGCATGATCCAGACCCGGGCCGAGCGGCGGGGCGACACCTACGTGGTCACCGGGCGCAAATGGTACATCACCGGGGCCGAGGAGGCCGCGCACTTCATCCTGATGGCGCGCACTTCCGACGATGCCCGCAAGGGGCTGACCGCCTTCCTGTTCCACAAGGACCAGCCCGGATGGGAGATCCTGCGCCGGATCCCGATCATGGGCCCGGAGGAGCATGGCGGCCATTGCGAGTTGCTGTTCGACGGTCTGGAGATCCCGGCCGAGAACGTCCTGATGAACGAGGGCGACGGCCTGAAGCTGACCCAGATCCGCCTCGGCCCCGCCCGGCTTACCCATTGCATGCGCTGGCTCGGCCTGTCGAAGCGCTGCGTCGAGATCGCCCGGGCCTACGCGGCGGAGCGCCATGGCTTCGGCATCCGGCTCGCCGACCGGGAGAGCATCCAGCTCATGCTCGGCGACCTCGCCATGCGGATCGAGATCGGCCGGCTGCTGGTGATGAAGGCCGCCTGGGCGCTGGACCAGGGCAGCTTCGCCCGCAAGGAAGTCTCGATGGCCAAGGTCCACGTGGCCAATCTCCTCCACGCGGCGGCCGACGTGGCGATCCAGATCAACGGCGCCCGGGGCTACTCGACCGACACGCCCCTGGAATGGATCTACCGCTACGCCCGGCAGGCCCGGCTGGTGGACGGCGCCGACGAGGTCCACAAGATGGTGCTCAACCGCAATCTCGAGGCGGAGGGCGATGCCTTCTGGACGTGGACCGTCGGGGCGTGA
- the bktB gene encoding beta-ketothiolase BktB, translating into MTDVVITGAVRTAIGTFGGSLAAIPPAALAAQCVAEALKRAATAPEAIGHVVFGSVIPTEPRDAYLARIAAMEGGIPKEVPAMTVNRLCGSGLQAIVSAAQSILLGDADTAVAGGAESMSRAPHLLKVGRTGQRMGDAVLVDYMLGALNDPFGNGHMGVTAENVAERYAVSRDQQDAFAAESQARAARAIREGRFRDQILPVAVQRTRETVAFDTDEHPKAASAEDLAKLRPAFSKTGSVTAGNASGLNDGAAALVLSSADRAERDGRTPLARIVGYAHAGVDPSEMGMGPVPAVRRLLERTGLRAADFDVIESNEAFASQACAVSRELDLDPAKVNPNGGAIALGHPIGATGAIITVKALYELARTGGRYGLVTMCIGGGQGIAMAVERLR; encoded by the coding sequence ATGACCGATGTCGTGATCACAGGGGCGGTACGGACCGCGATCGGCACGTTCGGGGGGTCGCTCGCGGCGATCCCGCCGGCGGCGTTGGCAGCCCAGTGCGTGGCGGAGGCACTTAAGCGCGCCGCGACCGCACCCGAAGCGATCGGCCACGTGGTCTTCGGCAGCGTAATTCCTACCGAACCGCGGGACGCCTACCTCGCGCGCATCGCCGCCATGGAGGGCGGCATCCCCAAGGAGGTGCCGGCCATGACGGTCAACCGCCTCTGCGGCAGCGGCTTGCAGGCGATCGTCTCGGCCGCGCAATCGATCCTCCTCGGGGATGCCGACACGGCGGTCGCCGGGGGAGCCGAGAGCATGAGCCGCGCACCGCACCTGCTGAAGGTCGGGCGCACCGGCCAGCGCATGGGCGATGCCGTGCTGGTCGACTACATGCTGGGCGCGCTGAACGACCCGTTCGGCAACGGCCATATGGGCGTCACCGCCGAGAACGTGGCGGAGCGTTACGCCGTCTCCCGCGACCAGCAGGACGCCTTCGCGGCCGAGAGCCAGGCCCGGGCCGCGCGGGCGATCCGCGAAGGCCGGTTCCGCGACCAGATCCTGCCGGTCGCCGTGCAGCGCACGCGCGAGACGGTGGCGTTCGACACCGACGAGCACCCCAAGGCCGCGAGCGCCGAGGATCTGGCGAAGCTGCGCCCGGCCTTCTCGAAGACCGGCAGCGTGACGGCCGGCAACGCCTCGGGCCTCAACGACGGCGCCGCCGCCCTCGTCCTGTCCAGCGCCGACCGGGCGGAGCGGGACGGCCGCACGCCCCTGGCCCGCATCGTCGGCTACGCCCATGCCGGCGTGGACCCGTCCGAGATGGGCATGGGTCCGGTCCCGGCCGTGCGCCGATTGCTGGAGCGGACGGGCTTGCGGGCCGCCGATTTCGACGTGATCGAATCGAACGAGGCCTTCGCGTCCCAGGCCTGCGCCGTCTCCCGCGAACTCGACCTCGACCCCGCGAAGGTCAATCCGAACGGCGGCGCCATCGCGCTCGGCCATCCGATCGGCGCGACGGGGGCGATCATCACCGTGAAGGCGCTCTACGAGCTGGCCCGGACGGGCGGACGTTACGGGCTGGTGACCATGTGCATCGGTGGCGGACAGGGTATCGCCATGGCCGTCGAGCGGCTGCGCTGA